In a single window of the Leptospira sanjuanensis genome:
- a CDS encoding histidine kinase, with protein sequence MAKSFQDLDQKLSELIQTRSRITVQSSRMNSKLEKYVLRIITEILTKVGQTRYIEMLYTITKEMSINGVKANQKRVFFEDEGLDIRNPEHYEKGITAFKAKFSEKMADEYGKRCLARGISVKLNITYTNDGVVVEVTNNTPVIEEEEERMREKMRKAMGYNDIAEFYMDNMDNTEGAGLGIALIMILLKSENIDPHLFRIMTHEHQTIARVEIPFSERYISIRSKELKENNLGH encoded by the coding sequence ATGGCAAAAAGTTTTCAAGACTTAGATCAAAAGCTTTCCGAACTCATTCAAACTCGTTCCCGAATCACGGTTCAATCCTCCCGGATGAACTCCAAACTTGAAAAATACGTTCTCCGAATTATTACGGAAATCTTAACCAAGGTGGGCCAAACCCGATACATCGAAATGTTGTATACAATCACCAAAGAGATGTCCATCAACGGAGTGAAAGCCAATCAAAAGAGGGTCTTTTTCGAAGACGAAGGATTGGATATTCGAAATCCTGAACATTATGAAAAAGGAATAACCGCTTTTAAAGCGAAGTTCTCCGAAAAGATGGCGGACGAATATGGCAAGCGATGTCTTGCTCGCGGCATTTCTGTAAAATTAAACATTACTTATACGAACGATGGTGTTGTCGTCGAGGTAACGAATAATACTCCCGTAATCGAAGAGGAAGAAGAACGGATGCGGGAGAAGATGAGAAAGGCGATGGGTTATAACGACATCGCCGAATTCTATATGGACAATATGGACAATACGGAAGGAGCTGGATTGGGAATCGCCCTCATCATGATTCTATTAAAAAGTGAGAATATAGATCCGCACCTTTTCCGTATCATGACGCACGAACACCAAACGATCGCGAGAGTCGAAATCCCGTTTTCGGAACGTTATATCAGCATTAGAAGCAAAGAATTAAAGGAAAATAATCTTGGACATTAA